In Sphingomonas sp. SUN019, one genomic interval encodes:
- the lptE gene encoding LPS assembly lipoprotein LptE, whose product MRAFVLLLPLALAACGLQPLYSGGSSGPVGASLGEVEVAPIEGKSGWLVANALRDRLGAVEQRTPRYRLDIKLDDNIIGLAVRRDDSVARERRTLRARYQLVELGKGTVVLDATAGSDAGIDVVGSEYATIAGEASALERLSEILADKIVARVAIYARRNQATP is encoded by the coding sequence ATGAGAGCCTTCGTACTCTTGCTGCCGCTGGCGCTGGCCGCTTGCGGGCTGCAACCGCTGTATTCCGGCGGAAGCTCGGGGCCGGTCGGCGCGTCGCTCGGCGAGGTCGAGGTCGCGCCGATCGAGGGTAAATCGGGCTGGCTGGTGGCCAATGCGCTGCGCGACCGGCTGGGTGCGGTCGAACAGCGTACGCCGCGTTACCGGCTCGACATCAAGCTGGACGACAATATCATCGGGCTGGCGGTGCGGCGCGACGACAGCGTGGCGCGCGAACGCCGGACTTTACGCGCACGATATCAATTGGTTGAATTGGGCAAGGGCACAGTGGTGCTGGACGCGACCGCCGGGTCGGACGCGGGGATCGATGTGGTCGGCAGCGAATATGCGACGATCGCGGGCGAGGCGAGCGCGCTGGAGCGGCTGTCGGAGATACTGGCCGACAAGATCGTCGCGCGTGTCGCGATCTATGCGCGGCGCAATCAAGCGACACCGTGA